The following are encoded together in the Actinoplanes sp. N902-109 genome:
- a CDS encoding mannitol dehydrogenase family protein, translating to MALRLGSASLATVPAGARPLVAPGAVRTGIVHVGLGAFFRAHQAVFTEQAVAAGGGDWGIAGVAPHSVDVLDALRAQDGLFSVTSSSAAGAETRVVGALSGLRHAGRQADEVVRLLADPAVRVVTLTITEKGYTPTAPVPQLLRRGLAARRRADAGPIALVSCDNLPANGRWLRRVMTGLAEDGLREWLDRQVSFPGTMVDRIVPATTRETLALAARNLGVDDLAAVSGEPYSQWVIEDDFPGGRPAWERAGAVLTTDAQPWERLKLRTLNGVHSAIAYLGALAGRETIAAALTIPGLAAVLRRLIAQDIAPSLVPPPGVTVVDYGESVLSRFANPAIGHRTVQVAMDGSQKLPQRVLHTILDRRAAGTIPVHALLVVAAWMRFVQGSADDGRPLPLDDPLAGRIRALLAAGVDTPAGVVESLLQLDEVFPAAFTEDEVVRAGLVQWLTALDKHGVEATVAGVA from the coding sequence ATGGCGCTGAGACTCGGGTCGGCGTCGCTGGCCACGGTGCCTGCCGGGGCCCGGCCGCTGGTCGCGCCCGGCGCCGTCCGTACCGGGATCGTGCATGTCGGGCTGGGCGCGTTCTTCCGCGCCCACCAGGCGGTCTTCACCGAGCAGGCGGTCGCCGCGGGCGGTGGTGACTGGGGCATCGCCGGGGTAGCGCCGCACTCGGTCGACGTGCTCGACGCCCTGCGCGCCCAGGACGGCCTGTTCAGCGTGACCAGCAGCTCGGCCGCCGGCGCCGAGACCCGGGTGGTGGGCGCGCTGTCCGGCCTGCGGCACGCCGGCCGCCAGGCCGACGAGGTGGTCCGGCTGCTCGCGGACCCGGCCGTACGGGTGGTCACCCTCACGATCACCGAGAAGGGGTACACACCCACGGCACCCGTTCCGCAGCTCCTCCGGCGCGGCCTGGCCGCCCGGCGCCGGGCCGATGCCGGGCCGATCGCCCTGGTCAGCTGTGACAACCTGCCGGCCAACGGGCGCTGGCTGCGCCGCGTGATGACCGGTCTCGCCGAGGACGGCCTGCGCGAATGGCTCGACCGGCAGGTCAGCTTCCCCGGCACCATGGTCGACCGGATCGTCCCGGCCACCACCCGGGAGACCCTGGCGCTGGCCGCCCGCAACCTCGGCGTCGACGACCTGGCCGCGGTGTCCGGCGAGCCGTACTCGCAGTGGGTCATCGAGGACGACTTCCCCGGCGGCCGGCCCGCCTGGGAGCGGGCCGGTGCCGTCCTGACCACCGACGCCCAGCCCTGGGAACGCCTCAAACTGCGCACCCTCAACGGCGTCCACTCGGCCATCGCCTACCTCGGCGCACTGGCCGGGCGGGAGACCATCGCGGCGGCGCTCACCATCCCCGGCCTGGCGGCGGTGCTGCGCCGGCTCATCGCCCAGGACATCGCCCCCAGCCTGGTCCCGCCGCCGGGGGTCACCGTCGTCGACTACGGCGAGTCGGTCCTGTCGCGCTTCGCCAACCCCGCCATCGGCCACCGTACGGTCCAAGTGGCCATGGACGGCTCGCAGAAGCTGCCGCAACGGGTGCTGCACACCATCCTCGACCGCCGGGCAGCCGGCACCATCCCGGTGCACGCGCTGCTCGTGGTGGCCGCCTGGATGAGATTCGTCCAGGGCAGCGCCGACGACGGCCGCCCGCTGCCGCTCGACGACCCCCTGGCGGGCCGCATCCGCGCGCTGCTCGCTGCCGGGGTGGACACGCCCGCCGGGGTGGTGGAGTCACTGCTCCAGCTCGACGAGGTCTTCCCCGCGGCGTTCACCGAGGACGAGGTGGTACGGGCCGGCCTCGTCCAATGGCTGACCGCGCTCGACAAACACGGTGTCGAGGCGACCGTGGCGGGTGTCGCATGA
- a CDS encoding enolase C-terminal domain-like protein, with the protein MTRITGVDVHDVRFPTAAAGDGSDAINKGDYSATYVELHTDGPLTGTGFTFTNGRGNEVTCAAVKALAHHVRGRTLDALRADPAGFARSLSADVQLRWLGPEKGVIHMAAGAIVNAVWDLHAKAAGKPMWQYLAELPTAELVAAVDFHHISDALTPQDAAAILDQGLAGLDDRRAVLAADGLPSYTTSVGWLGYPDDKVRDLARTAYAQGWRAMKMKVGGDPDDDVRRAGIIRAEIGPDALLMMDANQVWDVDEAIERMRRLAAFDPYWIEEPTHPDDVLGHARIQRAVAPIRVATGEVAANRVIFKQLLQADAIRVMQIDACRVGGIPEVLAELLLAAKFGVPVCPHAGGVGLCELVQHLFAFDYLRVGTSLEGRMVEYVDHLHEHFTDPVRTRGGRYLLPAQPGYSAGMKPESIAGFRFPDGPAWR; encoded by the coding sequence ATGACCCGCATCACCGGCGTGGACGTGCACGACGTGCGCTTCCCCACCGCCGCCGCCGGCGACGGCTCGGACGCCATCAACAAGGGCGACTACTCGGCCACCTACGTCGAGCTGCACACCGACGGCCCGCTCACCGGCACCGGGTTCACCTTCACCAACGGCCGGGGCAACGAGGTGACGTGCGCGGCCGTCAAGGCGCTGGCCCATCACGTCCGGGGCCGGACCCTCGACGCGCTGCGGGCCGACCCGGCCGGGTTCGCCCGCTCGCTCAGCGCCGACGTGCAGCTGCGCTGGCTCGGCCCGGAGAAGGGCGTCATCCACATGGCGGCCGGGGCGATCGTCAACGCGGTGTGGGACCTGCACGCCAAGGCAGCCGGCAAGCCCATGTGGCAGTACCTCGCCGAGCTGCCCACCGCCGAGCTGGTCGCCGCGGTCGACTTCCACCACATCAGCGACGCGCTCACCCCGCAGGACGCCGCGGCCATCCTGGACCAGGGCCTGGCCGGGCTGGACGACCGGCGGGCCGTGCTGGCCGCCGACGGGCTGCCGTCCTACACGACCAGCGTCGGCTGGCTCGGCTACCCCGACGACAAGGTGCGCGACCTGGCCCGCACGGCGTACGCGCAGGGCTGGCGGGCCATGAAGATGAAGGTCGGCGGCGATCCCGACGACGACGTGCGCCGGGCCGGGATCATCCGTGCCGAGATCGGCCCGGACGCGCTGCTCATGATGGACGCCAACCAGGTGTGGGACGTCGACGAGGCGATCGAGCGGATGCGCCGGCTGGCCGCGTTCGACCCGTACTGGATCGAGGAGCCCACCCACCCCGACGACGTGCTCGGGCACGCCCGCATCCAGCGGGCGGTCGCCCCGATCCGGGTCGCCACCGGGGAGGTCGCCGCGAACCGGGTCATCTTCAAGCAGCTGCTGCAGGCCGACGCGATCCGGGTCATGCAGATCGACGCGTGCCGGGTCGGCGGCATCCCCGAGGTCCTCGCCGAGCTGCTGCTGGCCGCGAAGTTCGGCGTCCCGGTGTGCCCGCACGCCGGCGGGGTCGGGCTGTGCGAGCTCGTCCAGCATCTGTTCGCCTTCGACTACCTGCGGGTCGGCACGAGCCTGGAAGGACGCATGGTCGAGTACGTGGATCACCTGCACGAGCACTTCACCGATCCGGTGCGCACCCGCGGCGGGCGCTACCTGCTGCCCGCCCAGCCCGGCTACAGCGCCGGGATGAAACCGGAGTCGATCGCCGGGTTCCGTTTCCCGGACGGTCCGGCATGGCGCTGA
- the uxaC gene encoding glucuronate isomerase, with amino-acid sequence MPEPVFATDPKQRELAAELHALVRDLPLISPHGHVDPGLLAGDEPFPDPAHLLVVPDHYVTRMLLSQGIPPARLGVPLTPGAPAGGTGVQTDGRAIWRLLAENWHLFRGTPSRLWLERTFTTVFGIDTPLTARTADDVYDAIAAKLAQPAFRPRALFSTFNIEVLATTESPLDDLSRHAKLAADGWGGPGGRVITTFRPDEVVDMDFAGWAGKVARLGEMTGHDTSTLTGYLDALRARREAFIAAGATSSDHGHPTARTVALDPAEAATLFARGLRGEASAADAETFRAHMLVEFARMSLDDGLVMQLHPGAVRNHNTWLHDRHGRDVGGDIPQATDYVHALHPLLTRYGNDPRLRIVLYTLDEYTYTRELAPLAGGYAALYLGAPWWFLDTVEGMRRFREAVTDTAGFYNTAGFVDDTRAFCSIPVRHDVARRVDAAHLAGLVIQGRLSADDAAATIADLAYHLPKRVFRLDHGDVLPGGDRREAR; translated from the coding sequence GTGCCCGAACCCGTGTTCGCCACCGACCCGAAGCAGCGCGAACTGGCCGCCGAGCTGCACGCGCTGGTGCGTGACCTGCCGCTGATCAGCCCGCACGGGCACGTCGACCCGGGGCTGCTGGCCGGCGACGAGCCGTTCCCCGACCCCGCGCACCTGCTGGTGGTGCCCGACCACTACGTCACCCGGATGCTGCTCAGCCAGGGCATCCCACCGGCGCGTCTGGGTGTGCCGCTCACGCCGGGCGCGCCCGCCGGCGGCACCGGCGTGCAAACCGACGGGCGCGCGATCTGGCGGCTGCTCGCGGAGAACTGGCACCTGTTCCGTGGCACACCGTCCCGGCTGTGGCTGGAGCGCACCTTCACCACGGTCTTCGGCATCGACACGCCGCTCACCGCCCGCACCGCGGACGACGTCTACGACGCGATCGCGGCCAAGCTGGCCCAGCCCGCGTTCCGCCCCCGCGCGCTGTTCTCGACGTTCAACATCGAGGTGCTGGCGACCACCGAGTCACCGCTCGACGACCTGTCCCGGCATGCCAAGCTGGCCGCCGACGGCTGGGGCGGGCCGGGCGGGCGGGTCATCACCACGTTCCGCCCCGACGAGGTCGTGGACATGGACTTCGCCGGCTGGGCCGGCAAGGTGGCCCGGCTCGGCGAGATGACCGGGCACGACACGTCGACATTGACCGGCTATCTCGACGCGCTGCGCGCACGGCGCGAGGCGTTCATCGCCGCCGGGGCCACCTCCTCCGACCACGGCCACCCCACCGCCCGCACGGTCGCGCTGGACCCGGCCGAGGCGGCGACGCTGTTCGCCCGTGGCCTGCGCGGCGAGGCGAGCGCCGCGGACGCCGAGACGTTCCGGGCGCACATGCTGGTCGAGTTCGCCCGGATGTCGCTGGACGACGGCCTGGTCATGCAGCTGCACCCGGGCGCGGTGCGCAACCACAACACCTGGCTGCACGACCGGCACGGGCGCGACGTCGGCGGGGACATCCCGCAGGCCACCGACTACGTGCACGCCCTGCACCCGTTGCTCACCAGGTACGGCAACGATCCACGGTTGCGCATCGTGCTGTACACCCTCGACGAGTACACCTACACCCGTGAGCTGGCACCGCTGGCCGGTGGCTATGCCGCGCTCTACCTCGGTGCGCCGTGGTGGTTCCTGGACACGGTGGAGGGGATGCGCCGGTTCCGCGAGGCGGTGACGGACACCGCGGGCTTCTACAACACCGCCGGGTTCGTCGACGACACGCGGGCGTTCTGCTCCATCCCCGTACGGCATGACGTGGCCCGCCGGGTCGACGCCGCGCACCTGGCCGGGCTGGTCATCCAGGGCCGGCTCAGTGCCGACGACGCCGCCGCGACCATCGCGGACCTCGCCTACCACCTGCCCAAGCGGGTGTTCCGGCTGGACCACGGCGACGTTCTCCCCGGCGGCGACCGGCGGGAGGCGCGATGA
- a CDS encoding Gfo/Idh/MocA family protein, which yields MTRRFALIGTGARAEMFVQAVTAQDGAALVAFSDTNPHRIRVHNQWLQAAGHSCVPGYPAGELAAMLARERVDVLIVTSVDATHAGHVVTALEAGCDVITEKPMTVDTAGCRAVLDAIERTGRQVSVAFNYRFNPLHEQVRTLLAQGAVGEIGSVHFEWLLDVRHGADYFRRWHRDKANSGGLLVHKAGHHFDLVNWWLGAAPEEVYASGRLFFYGPDGGTRHGYARDYQRGHDSPAAADDPFALHLADNPRLRALYLDAEQHDGYRRDVNVFAPGVSIEDDMAVLVRYDTGATMTYHLTAYSPWEGYRLMVNGSRGRLELEVVENDHVSRTAAGELKGAAVHGMTENPEQGHRSLTLRRFWEPPRRIELSPYEKGGHGGADARMTAVLLGAATDPMDRSATARDGALALLTGLAANESLRTGRPVPVKDLLDISATKG from the coding sequence ATGACCCGACGCTTCGCCCTGATCGGCACCGGGGCCCGTGCGGAGATGTTCGTCCAGGCGGTCACCGCCCAGGACGGCGCCGCGCTCGTAGCGTTCAGCGACACCAACCCGCACCGGATCCGGGTGCACAACCAGTGGCTGCAAGCGGCCGGCCACTCCTGCGTACCCGGCTACCCGGCCGGCGAGCTGGCGGCGATGCTGGCCCGCGAACGGGTCGACGTGCTAATCGTGACCAGCGTCGACGCCACCCACGCCGGGCACGTGGTGACCGCGCTCGAGGCCGGGTGCGACGTCATCACCGAGAAACCGATGACCGTGGACACCGCCGGGTGCCGGGCCGTCCTCGACGCCATCGAGCGCACCGGACGGCAGGTGTCCGTCGCGTTCAACTACCGGTTCAACCCGCTGCACGAACAGGTCCGCACGCTGCTGGCCCAGGGCGCGGTCGGCGAGATCGGCTCGGTGCACTTCGAGTGGCTGCTCGACGTGCGGCACGGCGCCGACTACTTCCGCCGCTGGCACCGCGACAAGGCGAATTCCGGCGGGCTGCTGGTCCACAAGGCGGGACACCATTTCGACCTGGTGAACTGGTGGCTGGGCGCGGCCCCCGAGGAGGTGTACGCCAGCGGGCGGCTGTTCTTCTACGGCCCTGACGGCGGCACCCGGCACGGCTACGCCCGCGACTACCAGCGCGGGCACGACAGCCCGGCCGCCGCGGACGACCCGTTCGCCCTGCACCTCGCGGACAACCCCCGGCTGCGCGCGCTGTACCTGGACGCCGAGCAGCACGACGGCTACCGGCGCGACGTCAACGTCTTCGCCCCCGGGGTGAGCATCGAGGACGACATGGCCGTGCTGGTGCGCTACGACACCGGCGCCACGATGACCTACCACCTGACCGCGTACTCGCCGTGGGAGGGCTACCGGCTGATGGTCAACGGCAGCCGCGGGCGGCTCGAACTCGAGGTCGTCGAGAACGACCACGTCAGCCGCACCGCCGCCGGGGAGCTCAAGGGCGCCGCCGTGCACGGCATGACCGAGAACCCGGAGCAGGGCCACCGCTCGCTGACCCTGCGCCGGTTCTGGGAGCCGCCGCGCCGCATCGAGCTGTCCCCGTACGAGAAAGGGGGTCACGGTGGCGCCGACGCCCGGATGACCGCGGTGCTGCTCGGGGCGGCCACCGACCCGATGGACCGCTCGGCCACCGCCCGCGACGGCGCCCTGGCCCTGCTCACCGGGCTGGCCGCCAACGAGTCGCTGCGCACCGGGCGCCCGGTGCCGGTCAAGGACCTGCTCGACATCTCCGCGACGAAGGGGTGA
- a CDS encoding LacI family DNA-binding transcriptional regulator: MPATIRDVARASGVHISTVSRTFSAPHLVNVETRTRVLACAEELGYRPNRAARALITGRTLNIGLIVADIANPFFPPLIKAAESQARKHDHHVFVADTNEDAIAEEELVRALAKQVDGVLLCSPRMSNSLIEQLSREVPLVVVNRQIAGLPAVVMDVARGARLAVEHLTGLGHRSLALAAGPRGSWTSKEIRRSALAAARAAGAQLTITGPTAPTEDGGLGVADQIRKAGATAVLAYNDLIALGLIEGLQARGLRVPRDVSVVGIDDITLSRLTRPKLTTVATPAAAAGRAAVDMLLAYGDDRRTTALVNLRTELVIRDSTGPAAGPDPHCPADPGDVAVALAPGVAPVIKE, translated from the coding sequence GTGCCGGCTACCATCCGCGACGTCGCCCGGGCCAGCGGGGTGCACATCTCCACGGTCTCCCGGACCTTCTCCGCGCCGCACCTGGTCAACGTCGAGACCCGGACGCGCGTGCTGGCCTGCGCGGAGGAGCTGGGCTACCGGCCCAACCGGGCGGCCCGCGCGCTGATCACCGGTCGCACGCTCAACATCGGCCTGATCGTCGCGGACATCGCCAACCCGTTCTTCCCGCCGCTGATCAAGGCGGCCGAGAGCCAGGCCCGCAAACACGACCACCACGTCTTCGTCGCGGACACCAACGAGGACGCGATCGCCGAGGAGGAGCTGGTCCGGGCGCTGGCCAAGCAGGTCGACGGGGTGCTGCTGTGCAGCCCGCGGATGAGCAACAGCCTGATCGAGCAGCTCAGCCGGGAGGTGCCGCTGGTCGTGGTCAACCGGCAGATCGCCGGGCTGCCCGCGGTGGTCATGGACGTCGCCCGGGGCGCCCGGCTGGCCGTCGAGCACCTCACCGGGCTCGGGCACCGCTCGCTGGCCCTGGCTGCCGGCCCGCGCGGCTCCTGGACCAGCAAGGAGATCCGCCGCTCGGCGCTGGCCGCGGCCCGGGCGGCCGGCGCCCAGCTGACCATCACCGGGCCCACCGCGCCCACCGAGGACGGCGGGCTCGGCGTCGCCGACCAGATCCGCAAGGCCGGCGCCACCGCCGTGCTCGCCTACAACGACCTCATCGCCCTCGGGCTGATCGAGGGTCTCCAGGCGCGGGGCCTGCGGGTGCCCCGCGACGTCAGCGTGGTCGGCATCGACGACATCACGTTGAGCCGGCTGACCCGCCCCAAGCTGACCACGGTGGCGACACCCGCCGCCGCTGCTGGTCGGGCCGCCGTCGACATGCTGCTCGCGTACGGCGACGACCGCCGCACCACCGCACTGGTGAACCTGCGGACCGAACTGGTCATCCGCGACTCGACGGGGCCCGCCGCGGGCCCGGATCCGCATTGCCCTGCGGATCCGGGCGACGTGGCCGTTGCCCTGGCCCCCGGTGTCGCTCCCGTCATCAAGGAGTGA
- a CDS encoding ABC transporter substrate-binding protein, with amino-acid sequence MSSTTNRRRSAQPTRTHGTPPPPFGRRRLLAAAAALPLLISGAAACGDGDDPGSGGKVELSFFWWGAEARAALTEQALALYTAKHPDVTFKKTWQTNQGYFDKLATLTAGGTAPDIFQIDDNYIAEYASRNVTLDLTPYKDSGKLDVSKFPEGLWKYGVVDGKLAGLAFGENTQGLVFNKSLLDKYKLPAPTTGMSWDDFITWAATASRVTRIPGTQDPSGVYQAFWVWLRQNGKDLYAGKELGFTAPDVTAWFELWKGARAKGATPSPDVIHEGNDTGISKQLVVTGKAGTSWVWANQMPELKKNTKDELGVVAYPGDPSAQWARASMYFSVYRGTKHKDAAVDVINFLANDPEAGKILGTDRGLPSNLDVRKLVAGSVTDPAMKQSIAVEADLVPRFGPAPAVPLPGHSKVKTELIKASEQVVFGRQTPAAAAEAYVTAAKAAIGQG; translated from the coding sequence ATGTCCAGCACCACGAACCGGCGGCGGAGTGCGCAGCCCACGCGCACTCACGGTACCCCGCCACCTCCCTTCGGAAGGCGGCGGCTCCTCGCCGCCGCCGCAGCTCTGCCCCTGCTGATCAGCGGTGCCGCGGCCTGCGGCGACGGTGACGACCCGGGTTCCGGCGGCAAGGTCGAGCTGTCCTTCTTCTGGTGGGGCGCCGAGGCCCGCGCCGCGCTCACCGAGCAGGCCCTCGCCCTCTACACCGCCAAGCACCCGGACGTCACGTTCAAGAAGACCTGGCAGACCAACCAGGGCTACTTCGACAAGCTGGCCACACTCACCGCGGGTGGCACCGCCCCGGACATCTTCCAGATCGACGACAACTACATCGCCGAGTACGCCAGCCGCAACGTCACGCTCGACCTGACCCCGTACAAGGACAGCGGCAAGCTCGACGTGTCCAAGTTCCCCGAGGGGCTCTGGAAGTACGGCGTGGTCGACGGCAAGCTGGCCGGCCTCGCGTTCGGGGAGAACACCCAGGGCCTGGTGTTCAACAAGTCGCTGCTCGACAAGTACAAGCTGCCGGCGCCCACCACCGGGATGAGCTGGGACGACTTCATCACCTGGGCGGCCACCGCGTCGCGGGTCACCAGGATCCCCGGCACCCAGGACCCCAGCGGCGTCTACCAGGCGTTCTGGGTGTGGCTGCGGCAGAACGGCAAGGACCTCTACGCCGGCAAGGAACTCGGCTTCACCGCGCCGGACGTGACCGCCTGGTTCGAGCTGTGGAAGGGTGCCCGGGCCAAGGGCGCCACCCCGTCCCCCGACGTCATCCATGAGGGCAACGACACCGGCATCAGCAAGCAGCTGGTGGTCACCGGCAAGGCCGGCACGTCGTGGGTGTGGGCCAACCAGATGCCCGAGCTGAAGAAGAACACCAAGGACGAGCTCGGCGTCGTGGCGTACCCCGGCGACCCGAGCGCCCAGTGGGCCCGCGCGTCCATGTACTTCTCGGTCTACCGCGGCACCAAGCACAAGGACGCCGCGGTCGACGTCATCAACTTCCTGGCCAACGACCCGGAAGCGGGCAAGATCCTCGGCACCGACCGCGGCCTGCCGTCCAACCTCGACGTGCGCAAGCTCGTCGCCGGCTCGGTCACCGACCCGGCGATGAAGCAGTCCATCGCGGTCGAGGCGGACCTGGTGCCCCGGTTCGGCCCGGCACCGGCCGTGCCCCTGCCCGGCCACAGCAAGGTGAAGACGGAGCTGATCAAGGCGTCCGAGCAGGTCGTGTTCGGCCGGCAGACCCCGGCCGCCGCGGCGGAGGCGTACGTGACCGCGGCCAAGGCCGCGATCGGACAGGGTTGA
- a CDS encoding carbohydrate ABC transporter permease yields MSPAPLREPAVRRRAPAPRRAHQTVAGYVFLSPWLVGLFAITAIPMLLSLYLSFTDYDVLTSISDANWVGWDNYRRMFTADPAYWHSVRVTVTFALVAVPLKLLAALGVALLLNRPFRGVGLFRGLFYLPSLLGGSVALAIVWESMFNRDGAFNSLLAVFGITGQPWVTDPKWALETLMLLAVWQFGAPMVIFLAGLKQVPVELYEAAEVDGAGAGRRFVHITLPMLSPVIFFNLVLETINGFQGFTAAFVISNGEGGPVDSTLMYTLNLYINGFGRLDMGYASALAWVFLIAIGIVTVVLFRTGRFWVHYSDSEGS; encoded by the coding sequence ATGAGCCCGGCACCGCTCCGGGAGCCCGCCGTCCGCCGGCGGGCTCCCGCGCCGCGCCGCGCGCACCAGACCGTCGCCGGCTACGTGTTCCTGAGCCCGTGGCTGGTGGGGCTGTTCGCGATCACGGCCATCCCGATGCTGCTGTCGCTGTACCTCAGCTTCACCGACTACGACGTGCTCACCTCGATCTCCGACGCCAACTGGGTCGGCTGGGACAACTACCGCCGGATGTTCACCGCCGACCCGGCGTACTGGCACTCGGTGCGCGTCACGGTGACGTTCGCGCTGGTTGCCGTACCGCTGAAACTGCTTGCCGCCCTGGGGGTCGCGCTGTTGCTGAACCGGCCCTTCCGCGGCGTGGGGTTGTTCCGGGGGTTGTTCTACCTGCCGTCACTGCTGGGCGGCAGCGTGGCGCTGGCCATCGTCTGGGAGAGCATGTTCAACCGTGACGGGGCTTTCAACTCGCTGCTCGCGGTGTTCGGCATCACCGGCCAGCCGTGGGTCACCGACCCGAAGTGGGCGCTGGAGACGCTGATGCTGCTGGCGGTCTGGCAGTTCGGCGCGCCGATGGTCATCTTCCTGGCCGGGCTCAAACAGGTGCCGGTCGAGCTGTACGAGGCGGCCGAGGTGGACGGTGCCGGCGCGGGGCGCCGTTTCGTGCACATCACCCTGCCGATGCTGTCCCCGGTCATCTTCTTCAACCTGGTGCTGGAGACCATCAACGGGTTCCAGGGCTTCACCGCGGCGTTCGTCATCAGCAACGGTGAGGGCGGACCGGTCGACTCGACGCTGATGTACACGCTCAACCTGTACATCAACGGGTTCGGCCGGCTCGACATGGGCTACGCCTCCGCGCTGGCCTGGGTGTTCCTGATCGCCATCGGGATCGTCACGGTGGTGCTGTTCCGCACCGGCCGGTTCTGGGTCCACTACTCCGACAGCGAGGGCAGCTGA
- a CDS encoding carbohydrate ABC transporter permease gives MRRRLRAAALLLIVAVVLYPLIWMVGTSVKSPEEVVSNIGLLPDTFTPGNFADGWNNFDVSFGRFFLNSIMVSGLTVLGNVVSCLFAAYALGRLRFRLRGMWFAIMIGTLLLPGHVLIIPQYILFRSLGWVGGDWPYLPLLVPQFLATEAFFVFLMIQFIRGIPRELDEAATIDGASPYRIFRHVILPLSRPALVTTAIFSFIWTWNDFFRQLVYLSDLKDYTVPVALTLFIDSTSESSVGPMFAMSLLSLVPVFLFFVAFQRMLVEGINTSGLKG, from the coding sequence ATGCGCCGCCGGCTCCGCGCCGCTGCCCTCCTGCTGATCGTGGCGGTGGTGCTCTACCCGCTGATCTGGATGGTCGGCACGTCGGTCAAGTCACCCGAGGAGGTCGTCAGCAACATCGGCCTGCTCCCGGACACCTTCACCCCGGGCAACTTCGCCGACGGGTGGAACAACTTCGACGTCAGCTTCGGCCGCTTCTTCCTCAACAGCATCATGGTCTCCGGGCTGACGGTGCTCGGCAACGTGGTCTCGTGCCTGTTCGCCGCCTACGCCCTGGGCCGGCTGCGGTTCCGGCTGCGGGGCATGTGGTTCGCCATCATGATCGGGACGTTGCTGCTGCCCGGCCATGTGCTGATCATCCCGCAGTACATCCTGTTCCGCAGTCTCGGCTGGGTCGGCGGCGACTGGCCGTACCTGCCGCTGCTGGTGCCGCAGTTCCTGGCCACCGAGGCGTTCTTCGTCTTCCTGATGATCCAGTTCATCCGGGGCATCCCGCGCGAGCTGGACGAGGCGGCGACCATCGACGGCGCGTCGCCGTACCGGATCTTCCGGCATGTCATCCTGCCGCTGAGCCGGCCCGCGCTGGTGACCACCGCGATCTTCTCGTTCATCTGGACCTGGAACGACTTCTTCCGGCAGCTGGTCTACCTGTCCGACCTCAAGGACTACACGGTGCCGGTGGCGCTGACCCTGTTCATCGACTCCACCAGCGAGAGCTCGGTCGGCCCGATGTTCGCCATGTCGCTGCTGTCGCTGGTCCCGGTATTCCTGTTCTTCGTGGCGTTCCAGCGGATGCTCGTCGAAGGCATCAACACCAGCGGTCTGAAGGGGTGA
- a CDS encoding DUF624 domain-containing protein, producing the protein MRHDWRDTLRTATDLAVLGFAMTAAALPLVTAGAAVATGSAAVRHHLDTDSWPPARELWTVFRRTLLPGLAATALLLVVAALVLLDVAALRAGAVPGGLPLTVLLIVPGLLAVGFAGLLAVTTDLRAARALATPARLLAAGGVVALTVLLALLVHPVLTPLLAGYGLFALHVITRRSGRPAMIGR; encoded by the coding sequence ATGCGTCACGACTGGCGGGACACCCTGCGCACGGCCACCGACCTGGCGGTGCTGGGTTTCGCCATGACCGCGGCGGCGCTGCCGCTGGTGACGGCGGGCGCCGCGGTCGCCACCGGCAGCGCCGCGGTGCGTCACCACCTCGACACCGACTCCTGGCCGCCGGCCCGCGAGCTGTGGACGGTGTTCCGCCGCACGCTGCTGCCCGGCCTGGCCGCCACAGCGCTGCTGCTGGTGGTCGCGGCGCTGGTGCTGCTCGACGTCGCGGCGCTGCGGGCCGGTGCGGTGCCGGGCGGGCTGCCGCTGACCGTGCTGCTGATCGTTCCCGGTCTGCTGGCGGTGGGCTTCGCCGGGCTGCTCGCGGTCACCACCGACTTGCGCGCGGCCCGGGCCCTGGCCACCCCGGCCCGGCTGCTGGCGGCCGGCGGGGTCGTCGCCCTGACCGTGCTGCTCGCGCTGCTGGTCCACCCGGTGCTCACCCCACTGCTGGCGGGCTACGGATTGTTCGCTCTGCACGTGATCACCCGAAGGTCCGGAAGGCCCGCCATGATCGGAAGGTGA